Proteins from one Toxotes jaculatrix isolate fToxJac2 chromosome 13, fToxJac2.pri, whole genome shotgun sequence genomic window:
- the LOC121192121 gene encoding uncharacterized protein LOC121192121: protein MKRKKDITSYFYKKKTQNGADIETESDDGGERAEEEQVESATEGESGDMGDVDFQREGPEQQRETDEDPEGEEAETEIEAECETQTENICASTSTGPSDISKGKQDPPMQPDLKIFPRTLMGDRRRSFKAAWYHIHPWLEYSKQLDSAYCYACRHFSPPNSQDTVFDSPVGFKNCLSNLGVLSIESRRAKALSLDSFVDRFARNHQNRRIQLL from the exons atgaagagaaaaaaggacatTACGTCCTATTTCtacaagaaaaagacacagaatggTGCAGACATTGAGACAGAGTCAGATGATGGTGGTGAGAGAGCTGAAGAGGAGCAAGTTGAGAGCGCCACAGAAGGAGAGTCAGGGGACATGGGAGACgttgattttcagagagagggcccagagcagcagagagagacagatgaagatcCTGAGGGTGAGGAAGCTGAGACTGAGATAGAGGCGGagtgtgagacacagacagaaaatatttgtgcaTCTACAAGCACTGGACCATCAG acatcagcaaAGGTAAACAAGACCCACCAATGCAGCCGGACCTAAAGATTTTTCCAAGGACCCTGATgggggacaggaggaggagcttcAAGGCAGCCTGGTACCACATCCACCCCTGGCTTGAATATTCCAAACAGTTGGACTCTGCGTATTGTTACGCTTGCAGACATTTTAGCCCTCCTAATAGCCAAGACACAGTCTTTGACTCACCAGTTGGCTTCAAAAACTGCTTAAGCAATCTGGGTGTCCTTAGCATCGAGTCGAGGAGGGCAAAAGCACTGAGTCTCGACTCATTTGTTGACCGGTTTGCCCGGAATCACCAAAACCGCAGAATACAGTTGCTGTAA